One Carassius carassius chromosome 28, fCarCar2.1, whole genome shotgun sequence genomic window carries:
- the LOC132107878 gene encoding sialate:O-sulfotransferase 1, producing MAKPFYRLQRFLRRTQLLFLFLGVAYIMAGSVLLLQRHGLVVSQRGTSSYFPLPSLPSPPRALEAPALRTSYGIMGARLSGNGVLSEDNAGSQWLISRNQEIRYLRRRWFHSLMSEQEASRVEKVLPKRKIRHKGTYIGCFLDDAKDRALKGMVFYDFRKMTSTLCQDTCTESGYQFAGLEYGSECYCGNRITSTRMKEEECNLDCKGEKGAICGGVSRLSIYKVEEVLPGQRRYRNVRYRGCFKKPDNTSAASLAHAVQPNLTSQWCIQTCMDQEFPLALVRKPDCFCGYATPRFTLHEPVKEELCAVENSSLPTQGSHQLFLQVYQTPVQDSRCTEKKFLPEKSSSLVALSSFPGAGNTWVRHLIELATGYYTGSYYFDGTLYNRGFKGEKDYWKSGRTICVKTHESGQRDIEMYDSAILLIRNPYRSLMAEFNRKCAGHLGYASEQHWKSKEWPEFVGSYASWWASHVLDWLRYGKKLLVVHYEELQESLVPTLRSITSFLNTSVSEERLLCAECNKDGHFKRSGVRRPTFDPFAPDMKRLIDGYISTVDQALRASNHSGLPKEYLPR from the exons ATGGCAAAGCCCTTCTACAGGCTTCAGCGCTTCTTGCGACGGACTCAGCTGCTCTTCTTGTTCCTCGGTGTCGCATACATTATGGCTGGAAGTGTTCTTCTTCTGCAGAGACATGGATTGGTGGTGTCACAGCGTGGGACGAGCAGTTACTTTCCTTTGCCGTCTTTGCCATCTCCTCCCAGAGCCCTGGAGGCACCTGCCCTCCGAACAAGTTATGGAATAATGGGAGCTCGGCTATCCGGAAATGGGGTTTTATCTGAAGACAACGCTGGATCACAATGGCTGATCTCTAGAAACCAGGAGATCCGATATCTGAGACGTCGCTGGTTCCACAGCCTCATGTCCGAACAGGAAGCATCCAGAGTGGAGAAAGTTCTTCCGAAAAGAAAAATCCGACACAAAG GCACATACATTGGCTGCTTTCTGGATGACGCTAAAGACCGGGCGCTCAAAGGGATGGTGTTTTATGACTTCCGGAAAATGACCAGCACCTTGTGTCAGGACACCTGCACGGAAAG TGGCTACCAGTTTGCTGGCCTTGAATATGGGTCTGAGTGTTACTGTGGAAACCGCATCACAAGCACTCGGATGAAAGAGGAGGAGTGTAACTTGGACTGCAAAGGTGAGAAGGGTGCCATCTGTGGAGGTGTGTCCCGTCTGTCCATTTACAAGGTGGAGGAGGTTCTTCCTGGCCAGCGGAGAT ACAGGAACGTGCGCTACCGGGGCTGCTTCAAAAAACCTGACAACACTTCAGCAGCTTCTCTGGCTCATGCCGTCCAGCCCAACCTCACCTCCCAGTGGTGCATCCAGACCTGCATGGATCAG GAGTTTCCTCTGGCCCTGGTCAGGAAGCCTGACTGTTTCTGTGGCTACGCTACTCCACGCTTCACTCTTCACGAGCCTGTAAAAGAGGAGCTCTGTGCTGTGGAAAACAGCAGTCTGCCTACCCAGGGTTCCCATCAGCTCTTCCTTCAGGTTTATCAGACACCTGTTCAAG ATTCCAGATGCACAGAGAAGAAGTTTCTTCCTGAGAAGTCCAGCTCACTGGTGGCTCTGTCCAGTTTTCCTGGTGCGGGGAACACCTGGGTGAGGCACTTGATCGAGCTCGCCACAGGCTACTACACAGGCAGTTACTACTTTGATGGCACCCTCTACAATAGAG GCTTCAAGGGTGAGAAAGATTACTGGAAGAGTGGAAGAACCATCTGTGTGAAGACACATGAGAGCGGCCAGCGGGATATAGAGATGTATGACTCAGCAATACTGTTGATAAGAAACCCCTACCGCTCACTCATGGCTGAGTTCAACCGCAAGTGCGCTGGGCATCTTGGTTACGCTTCTGAACAGCACTGGAAGAGCAAAG AGTGGCCTGAATTTGTGGGTAGTTATGCCTCCTGGTGGGCTTCTCATGTTTTGGACTGGCTGCGTTATGGAAAGAAACTTCTGGTGGTGCACTATGAGGAGTTGCAGGAATCACTGGTGCCCACATTACGATCCATCACTTCCTTCCTCAATACCAGTGTCAGTGAAGAGCGGCTCCTCTGTGCTGAGTGCAACAAGGATGGCCACTTCAAGCGCTCAGGTGTGCGACGGCCCACCTTTGACCCCTTCGCCCCAGATATGAAACGCCTGATTGATGGATACATCAGCACTGTGGACCAGGCCCTCAGAGCCAGCAACCATTCTGGGTTGCCAAAGGAATATCTACCAAGATGA